The Arachis duranensis cultivar V14167 chromosome 9, aradu.V14167.gnm2.J7QH, whole genome shotgun sequence genomic sequence ctagggggccagcagttttattgaattttggccagcatgtaaccagcagagtaaggtgagccattggatgaaatctcacactaatctcacaccatcaaatcatcattgatggctaggtgatggctaacaatcacaaaaattgctggccccctagacttttcctaaattcaattataattttaggctttattattttatcttctttttttttattttatctttaattgttcttatcttatctttatttgtttttatcttttttaagtaaatgttctatatatatttagttttactttcataatttacaattcaattcaatcaatcaacaatcaatcaaagtttcgtattcttttcttttcttattctttcacaattttatcatttttttatggctaaaacagatttttttttctattatgcTGCTGAAGAAATACTAACTAATATTGTTTCTGttacaataaaataacaatggattGAAACTGTCGCtataaataattattgttaCAAGTTACAACACAACTTGCTACAATATTTTCAAGGCATAAACAATTTAGTTTTTACTTTAATCAGttgataataaaaatgaaaaagaagtttGCACCAATTAAACATTGTTCTTGATACAAATTCACATGTGAGTTTCTTCTTCTTAGATCATCATCTATACTCCTGGAAGTTAACATGACCGGTTGCTTGTGCATGCTCCACAGCTTCCTTCTGACCAACAACTCCTATTTGACATACACCACAGCGCAAGGTGAAGTTGGCGGTGTCGGTGAATCTCCTCTTCCTCTGTTGGTCCTTAACAAAATTAAGAGCAAGTCCCTCAACAGGTCTAATGCTTCTGTCTTTCTGTACGGCAAATATCGTCTGATCGAAGTCATCGGGAGCACCCTCAAAGGGCGACACAGCTAAAGCATCATAGTGGAGACCATCATAAATAAGCATCACCCTTTCTGAATAACCCATTTCCTGACCATACAAGTCACATCTTGATGTTTGGATATCATATGCAGCAATCTGGCGTCCATAATAATCCGCCAATATTGAAAGTTCAATGGCACCTCCCCATTTCTGTGTGTCAAGAATCCAGTTACAGTACTCTGCATTCGGCTTCCCAAGAAATGCTTCAGAATATTTCTGCGGATCACTTGCTACTGTTGCAGCTATAACCTGTCTCAGCTCAGCTGCTTTCGTTTGCTCACGATCCATCACATATCCAACTGCATTAAAGAGGCAACTGTTATCCGACGGAATGACCCTTCTCACAACAATACCTTCCATGCTGTAGATTGTAAATAAATATCAACCCTTCTGGGGATGCCACCGTCTTTCTCAAGTGGTATCTGCTTTcgtttcttttttaataaagaacTTTGATTGATTGTCcattaattgaattgaatcgTAAATTATAAacgtaaaactaaatatatatagaatattggcttaaaaaagataaaaacaaataaaaataagataacaacaattaaagataaaataaagataaaataataaagtctaaaattataattgaatttatgtattttattggGCTGAATTTGTGGATCACAAaacttctttattgttgtcatggtTTAAGGTGGAATAGtagtttaatatattttttataccaTATAAGAATTTTTTGTTTACTCATGCAATTGTTAAccttttgttgagtttaatttgtAAGCATTCAGCCAttcattataaattaattaagtttcatttattattatcttaccTTTATTTGTTGActaattaaatcttttcatAAAGTTGCATTTTTTTCGCAATGTAGACAATCCttaaattgtataaataataaaattgatctAAACACGATTTCAATCTAAAAAAGTAATTTctttaacaaaacaaaaataactaaatgtTTTAACAAAGCTAAGTATTAATAcagaaattcaaaatatattaacTAAAGCACAATAATGGAATAATGCACACTACTT encodes the following:
- the LOC107465087 gene encoding OVARIAN TUMOR DOMAIN-containing deubiquitinating enzyme 2-like, translating into MEGIVVRRVIPSDNSCLFNAVGYVMDREQTKAAELRQVIAATVASDPQKYSEAFLGKPNAEYCNWILDTQKWGGAIELSILADYYGRQIAAYDIQTSRCDLYGQEMGYSERVMLIYDGLHYDALAVSPFEGAPDDFDQTIFAVQKDRSIRPVEGLALNFVKDQQRKRRFTDTANFTLRCGVCQIGVVGQKEAVEHAQATGHVNFQEYR